In a single window of the Actinomycetota bacterium genome:
- a CDS encoding acetoacetate decarboxylase family protein produces MAASSRIRYGARTPDELRNREVELTSLGVWALTLTAIYETDADAIAAVLPRPLEPPPEPLVRVTVAAVDIGLGRPPFGAGTFAVSAVHEGLLGAYPLVMPMTTEQAVVGGRETFGEPKKLAEVVVSRDGDRVQGWFERMGTRFVEIDGRVGAPVETPVRTRTDFYFKFLPAPDGNGFDTDPALVYCHREETTREAFVVDGDIVLRESRFDPVADLPVRKLRSVELAERTSRQWGELHGTVPGDWITPFVHQRYDDLSPVGTD; encoded by the coding sequence ATGGCAGCCTCCAGCCGGATCCGCTACGGGGCGAGGACGCCCGACGAGTTGCGCAACCGCGAGGTCGAGCTGACCTCGCTCGGGGTGTGGGCGCTGACGCTCACCGCCATCTACGAGACCGACGCCGACGCCATCGCCGCCGTGCTGCCCCGCCCGCTGGAGCCGCCTCCCGAGCCGCTGGTGCGGGTGACCGTGGCAGCCGTCGACATCGGCCTCGGCCGGCCGCCGTTCGGGGCGGGGACGTTCGCGGTGTCGGCGGTGCACGAGGGGCTCCTCGGCGCCTACCCGCTGGTGATGCCGATGACCACCGAGCAGGCCGTGGTCGGCGGGCGGGAGACGTTCGGCGAGCCGAAGAAGCTCGCCGAGGTGGTGGTGAGCCGAGACGGCGACCGGGTGCAAGGCTGGTTCGAGCGGATGGGGACGCGCTTCGTCGAGATCGACGGCCGTGTCGGCGCGCCGGTCGAGACACCGGTGCGCACCCGCACCGACTTCTACTTCAAGTTCCTGCCGGCCCCGGACGGCAACGGCTTCGACACCGACCCTGCCCTCGTCTACTGCCATCGCGAGGAGACGACCCGCGAGGCGTTCGTCGTGGACGGCGACATCGTGCTGCGCGAGAGCCGCTTCGATCCCGTCGCCGACCTGCCGGTGCGCAAGCTGCGCTCGGTCGAGCTCGCCGAGCGCACGAGCCGCCAGTGGGGCGAGCTGCACGGCACCGTGCCCGGCGACTGGATCACGCCCTTCGTGCACCAGCGCTACGACGACCTGTCGCCAGTCGGCACCGACTGA
- a CDS encoding SDR family NAD(P)-dependent oxidoreductase, producing MELVGRVAVVTGGAGGIGRAMGERFAAEGMKVVLADVQPEPLAQTVAELRASGLDVDGVPTDVTDYASVEALRDRVLELHGAVHLLCNNAGIGAGAEGRMWEHELNDWRWAMAVNVWGVIHGINAFVPGMVAGGEEGCVVNTSSGNGGVSPLASTPQYAVTKAAVVTLTECLYAQLLEAGSSVTAAVLFPGPHMLRTGLFESWRTRPDVFAKERARQTPYTTVEALEEQMRAAGIEPQYTPVEHVAAQVVDAVREGRFWIQPASERTDTQIRARAESMLARTNPTYLRAVPG from the coding sequence ATGGAACTGGTCGGGAGGGTGGCGGTGGTCACCGGTGGCGCCGGGGGCATCGGGCGCGCGATGGGCGAGCGCTTCGCGGCCGAGGGGATGAAGGTGGTCCTTGCCGACGTGCAGCCCGAGCCGCTCGCGCAGACCGTCGCCGAGCTGCGCGCATCGGGGCTCGACGTCGACGGCGTGCCTACCGACGTGACCGACTACGCGAGCGTCGAGGCACTGCGCGACCGCGTGCTCGAGCTGCACGGCGCGGTGCACCTGCTGTGCAACAACGCCGGCATCGGCGCCGGGGCCGAGGGCCGGATGTGGGAGCACGAGCTGAACGACTGGCGCTGGGCGATGGCGGTCAACGTGTGGGGCGTGATCCATGGCATCAACGCCTTCGTGCCGGGGATGGTCGCCGGCGGCGAAGAGGGGTGCGTGGTGAACACGTCGTCGGGCAACGGCGGGGTCTCGCCGCTCGCCTCCACCCCGCAGTACGCGGTCACCAAGGCTGCCGTGGTCACCCTGACCGAGTGCCTGTACGCGCAGCTGCTCGAGGCCGGTTCTTCCGTGACCGCGGCGGTGCTGTTCCCCGGCCCGCACATGCTGCGCACCGGGCTGTTCGAGAGCTGGCGCACTCGCCCCGACGTGTTCGCTAAGGAACGCGCCCGCCAGACGCCGTACACCACCGTCGAAGCACTCGAAGAACAGATGCGTGCGGCGGGCATCGAGCCCCAGTACACGCCCGTCGAACACGTCGCCGCGCAGGTCGTCGACGCCGTGCGCGAGGGGCGGTTCTGGATCCAACCGGCGAGCGAGCGCACCGACACCCAGATCCGGGCGCGTGCCGAGAGCATGCTCGCCCGTACCAACCCGACGTACCTGCGGGCAGTGCCCGGCTGA
- a CDS encoding amidohydrolase family protein, producing MDSDPTTDDPTAPYIIVSADSHAGLPTEDYRAYLDAKYHDAFDGFLSERHVQLEAITKLGVRNESYAKSWFEEHEEALRGGWEAPRRDVELDGDGVSGEVVFPDADAVESRTCVPFGAGLGMSGDMNPELGLAGAIAHNRWLAELCATSPERRCGVALVPITAELDRVLAEIRRARESGLGSVMIPAMWVDQTPYHDRRYDPVWALCEELQMPVVTHSGPAPRQEYGDHLGIYVTEVTWWPARPMWFMLWSGVFERFPGLRFGVAEAGCWWLPGLLWFWDRLFLGQKGAEKLGANPFGGAVSMLPSEYVDRNVFIGASNTKRRELGMRYEIGVGNICWGNDFPHPEGTWPTTREWLTKTFHDIPVDETRAMVGMNAAEIFGFDLAALRKHADRCGPTPADFGQVTADDPAGERLAPRWAEAREVGRHWLTGHDFPLIA from the coding sequence GTGGACAGCGACCCGACCACCGACGACCCGACGGCCCCGTACATCATCGTGTCGGCCGACAGCCATGCCGGCTTGCCGACCGAGGACTACCGGGCGTACCTCGACGCGAAGTACCACGACGCCTTCGACGGCTTCCTCAGCGAGCGCCACGTGCAGCTGGAAGCGATCACCAAGCTCGGCGTGCGCAACGAGAGCTACGCCAAGTCGTGGTTCGAGGAGCACGAAGAGGCGTTGCGCGGCGGCTGGGAGGCGCCCCGGCGCGACGTCGAGCTGGACGGCGATGGGGTCAGCGGCGAGGTCGTGTTCCCCGACGCCGACGCGGTCGAGAGCCGCACCTGCGTGCCGTTCGGTGCGGGGCTGGGGATGAGCGGCGACATGAACCCCGAGCTCGGCCTCGCCGGGGCGATCGCCCACAACCGCTGGCTCGCCGAGCTCTGCGCGACGAGCCCCGAGCGACGCTGTGGCGTCGCCCTCGTGCCGATCACGGCCGAGCTCGACCGGGTGCTGGCCGAGATCCGCCGCGCCCGGGAGAGCGGGCTCGGGTCGGTGATGATCCCGGCGATGTGGGTGGACCAGACGCCCTACCACGACCGGCGCTACGACCCGGTCTGGGCGCTGTGCGAGGAACTGCAGATGCCCGTCGTCACCCACAGCGGCCCCGCGCCGCGCCAGGAGTACGGCGACCACCTCGGGATCTACGTCACCGAGGTCACCTGGTGGCCGGCCCGCCCGATGTGGTTCATGCTGTGGAGCGGCGTGTTCGAGCGCTTCCCCGGGCTGCGCTTCGGCGTCGCCGAGGCGGGCTGCTGGTGGCTGCCTGGGCTGCTCTGGTTCTGGGACCGGCTGTTCCTCGGGCAGAAGGGAGCCGAGAAGCTCGGCGCCAACCCGTTCGGGGGCGCGGTGTCGATGCTGCCCTCGGAGTACGTCGACCGCAACGTGTTCATCGGCGCTTCGAACACCAAGCGCCGTGAGCTCGGCATGCGCTACGAGATCGGAGTCGGCAACATCTGCTGGGGCAACGACTTCCCCCACCCGGAGGGCACCTGGCCGACGACGCGGGAGTGGCTGACGAAGACCTTCCACGACATCCCCGTCGACGAGACCCGTGCCATGGTGGGCATGAACGCGGCCGAGATCTTCGGCTTCGACCTCGCCGCGCTGCGCAAGCACGCCGATCGTTGCGGGCCCACCCCTGCCGACTTCGGCCAGGTCACCGCCGACGACCCCGCCGGTGAGCGCCTCGCCCCCCGCTGGGCCGAGGCCCGCGAGGTCGGGCGCCACTGGCTCACCGGCCACGACTTCCCGCTCATCGCCTGA
- a CDS encoding CoA transferase, giving the protein MKPAAFLASVRALDCSMLGPGGLAGHLVDFGAEVVKIEAPGGDYVRQMTWPIVHEQGPGGERVSNSLMHLHLNRGKKSLVLDLKQPEAIEVFDDLVRASDVVIEGMRPGFLAKRGYTFERLVELNPRIVVCSISGYGATGPYRDLPSHGVAYDAWSGVVQPVVDDDGFTRIPNQVNVGITAGPAFAAMAIMAALVRARTTGEPAQMELAQSDAAAYFDWYRIETARSYQRPADEVTGNASDGYERRAPGLGGMWEGVRYQFYESADGHVLFMASEQAFWKSFCAGVSRMDLFERWPGSTYADHARGNLELQAELREIFRTRTTAEWIAFADEHNTTIAPANTPASLLDDPQFRERISWVGAERLGCDQMLLPLHVTGEELPAPERAPDPGQHTDEVLRVLGYDDARIAALRSSGAVA; this is encoded by the coding sequence ATGAAGCCCGCGGCCTTCCTCGCGAGCGTCCGCGCCCTCGACTGCTCGATGCTCGGCCCCGGCGGGCTCGCCGGGCATCTCGTCGACTTCGGGGCTGAAGTGGTGAAGATCGAGGCGCCCGGCGGCGACTACGTGCGCCAGATGACGTGGCCGATCGTCCACGAACAGGGCCCCGGCGGCGAGCGGGTGAGCAACTCGCTCATGCACCTCCACCTCAACCGTGGCAAGAAGTCGCTGGTGCTCGACCTGAAGCAGCCCGAGGCGATCGAGGTGTTCGACGATCTCGTGCGCGCGAGCGACGTCGTCATCGAGGGCATGCGTCCGGGTTTCCTCGCGAAGCGCGGGTACACGTTCGAGCGCCTGGTCGAGCTGAACCCGCGGATCGTGGTGTGCTCGATCTCGGGCTACGGCGCCACCGGCCCCTACCGCGATTTACCGAGCCACGGCGTCGCGTACGACGCGTGGAGCGGGGTGGTGCAGCCCGTCGTCGACGACGACGGCTTCACGCGCATCCCCAACCAGGTCAACGTCGGCATCACCGCCGGGCCGGCATTCGCGGCGATGGCGATCATGGCCGCCCTCGTGCGGGCGCGCACCACCGGTGAGCCGGCGCAGATGGAGCTCGCCCAGAGCGACGCCGCCGCCTACTTCGACTGGTACCGCATCGAGACCGCGCGCTCTTACCAGCGCCCCGCCGACGAGGTCACCGGCAACGCGAGCGACGGCTACGAGCGCCGGGCACCGGGCCTCGGGGGAATGTGGGAGGGGGTGCGCTACCAGTTCTACGAGTCGGCCGACGGGCACGTGCTGTTCATGGCGAGCGAGCAAGCGTTCTGGAAGAGCTTCTGCGCGGGGGTCTCCCGGATGGACCTGTTCGAGCGCTGGCCGGGCTCCACCTACGCCGACCACGCGCGCGGCAACCTCGAACTGCAGGCGGAGCTGCGCGAGATCTTCCGTACGCGCACGACGGCCGAGTGGATCGCGTTCGCCGACGAGCACAACACCACGATCGCCCCCGCGAACACGCCGGCGAGCCTGCTGGACGACCCCCAGTTCCGCGAGCGGATCAGCTGGGTCGGAGCCGAGCGGCTCGGCTGCGACCAGATGCTGCTACCCCTCCACGTCACCGGCGAGGAGCTGCCCGCCCCCGAGCGCGCCCCCGACCCCGGCCAGCACACCGACGAGGTACTGCGCGTGCTCGGCTACGACGACGCCCGCATCGCGGCACTCCGCTCGTCCGGCGCCGTCGCCTGA
- a CDS encoding aldehyde dehydrogenase family protein: MSDVTGDKHYRILIGGEWLDGANGAYDIVNPATEQVVGRAPEASVEQAQEAARAAQEAFPGWWRTPPAERARLLQAVADRLRERQGELVPLIISETGATAQVGSRMQVPVAIERFERYARSATRSIDIALPPAPTAATPLAAGGLIGAVVHRQPVGVVACISPYNFPVVNMAGKIAPALAVGCTVVMKPAPQDPLAVIELAEIMHEVGFPPGVVNIVTSAAPEPAAALTTSRDVDMVSFTGSTVVGERIFAAGAPTMKRLLLELGGKGAALVLDDADLKSAVSALASVWAFHSGQICTAPTRAIVHRSRYDELVGALASAAGSLKVGDPTALDTVVGPVISAVQRDRIAGYVAAGASEGATVVVDGRDPAGVERGFYVAPTLLADCRAGMTPVQEEIFGPVVVVVPFDDEEEGIAIANGTEFGLYDYVFSTDTDRAYRIARQLRSGNVGINTAQRNHETPFGGFKMSGIGRDGGDFGLHAYTEMQSIVWPG, encoded by the coding sequence ATGTCGGACGTGACGGGCGACAAGCACTACCGGATACTGATCGGCGGAGAGTGGCTCGACGGCGCGAACGGCGCCTACGACATCGTCAATCCGGCCACCGAGCAGGTCGTCGGCCGGGCGCCCGAGGCGTCGGTGGAGCAGGCGCAAGAGGCTGCTCGCGCGGCACAGGAGGCGTTCCCCGGGTGGTGGCGCACACCCCCGGCGGAGCGGGCCCGCCTGCTGCAAGCGGTCGCCGATCGCCTGCGCGAACGTCAGGGCGAGCTCGTGCCGCTGATCATCAGCGAGACCGGCGCGACCGCCCAGGTGGGCTCACGCATGCAGGTGCCGGTGGCGATCGAGCGCTTCGAGCGCTACGCCCGCTCGGCGACGCGCTCGATCGACATCGCGCTCCCCCCGGCGCCCACCGCGGCCACCCCCCTCGCCGCGGGCGGGCTGATCGGCGCCGTCGTGCACCGCCAACCGGTCGGTGTGGTGGCGTGCATCTCGCCGTACAACTTCCCCGTCGTCAACATGGCCGGCAAGATCGCACCAGCCCTCGCCGTCGGCTGCACCGTGGTGATGAAGCCCGCTCCGCAGGACCCCCTGGCGGTGATCGAGCTGGCCGAGATCATGCACGAGGTCGGCTTCCCGCCGGGGGTCGTGAACATCGTCACCTCCGCTGCGCCCGAGCCGGCGGCCGCGCTCACCACGAGCCGCGACGTCGACATGGTCAGCTTCACCGGCTCCACCGTCGTCGGCGAGCGCATCTTCGCCGCCGGCGCCCCGACGATGAAGCGCCTGCTGCTCGAGCTCGGCGGCAAGGGTGCGGCGCTCGTCCTCGACGACGCCGACCTGAAGTCCGCGGTGAGCGCGCTGGCCAGCGTGTGGGCGTTCCACAGCGGCCAGATCTGCACCGCGCCGACGCGCGCGATCGTCCACCGCAGCCGCTACGACGAGCTCGTCGGCGCGCTGGCCTCAGCGGCGGGGAGCCTGAAGGTCGGCGACCCGACCGCGCTGGACACCGTCGTCGGCCCGGTGATCTCGGCCGTGCAGCGTGACCGCATCGCGGGCTACGTCGCCGCGGGAGCAAGCGAGGGCGCGACGGTCGTCGTCGACGGTCGCGATCCGGCCGGTGTCGAGCGCGGCTTCTACGTCGCCCCGACCCTGCTCGCCGACTGCCGGGCGGGGATGACGCCGGTGCAAGAGGAGATCTTCGGCCCGGTCGTCGTCGTCGTGCCCTTCGACGACGAGGAAGAGGGCATCGCCATCGCGAACGGCACCGAGTTCGGGCTCTACGACTACGTGTTCTCCACCGACACCGACCGCGCCTACCGCATCGCCCGGCAGCTGCGCAGCGGCAACGTCGGCATCAACACCGCCCAACGCAACCACGAGACGCCGTTCGGCGGCTTCAAGATGAGCGGCATCGGCCGCGACGGCGGCGACTTCGGGCTGCACGCCTACACCGAGATGCAGTCGATCGTGTGGCCGGGATGA
- a CDS encoding amidohydrolase family protein translates to MLDELIKGGTVVDGTGAAARRADIGVRDGRIVAIGEVDEPAKVVIDATGLLVTPGFVDPHTHYDAQLLWDPTASPSSVHGVTTVIAGNCGFTLAPLLPGDADYLRRMMARVEGMPLAALENGTDWGWETFADYIARIEGSISVNAGFLAGHCAIRRYVMGPEAVGSEADADQIAAMRAELARCIDAGALGFSFTNSTSHSDGDGEPVASRWATSDELIALSEEVGLHEGTTLEGIVPGCLDRFTDDEIELIAKMSAAANRPMNWNVLTVDSREADRVPRQLQAYDRAVELGGKVVALTMPVQVPMNMSFLTFCGLWLLPGWQDVLGVPVAERIERLNDPDVRLQLLESSKSQEAGVFRRLADFGDYVIGDTYSPANAGLKGRIVRKIAAERGQSSFGTLLDIVIADDLRTILWPIPQDNDAESWRMRAELWQDPRAMIGGSDAGAHLDRMCGAPYPTRWLKDCLRGKKLTTVENAVRMMSSAPAALFGLVDRGVLREGAHADVVVLDPETVGAEDATLVNDLPGDSARLTAGSIGVVRVLVNGVPVVVDGIATGAVPGKVLKSGRDTATVTAR, encoded by the coding sequence ATGCTCGACGAGCTGATCAAGGGTGGAACGGTCGTGGACGGCACCGGCGCTGCGGCGCGCCGTGCCGACATCGGCGTGAGAGACGGGCGCATCGTCGCCATCGGTGAGGTGGACGAGCCGGCGAAGGTCGTCATCGACGCGACCGGGTTGCTCGTCACGCCCGGATTCGTCGACCCGCACACGCATTACGACGCCCAGCTGCTGTGGGACCCGACGGCCAGCCCGTCGAGCGTCCACGGGGTGACCACCGTCATCGCCGGCAACTGCGGGTTCACGCTCGCCCCGCTGCTGCCCGGCGACGCCGACTACCTGCGCCGGATGATGGCGCGGGTCGAGGGCATGCCTCTCGCCGCGCTGGAGAACGGCACCGACTGGGGATGGGAGACCTTCGCCGACTACATCGCGCGCATCGAGGGCTCGATCTCCGTCAACGCCGGGTTCCTCGCCGGCCACTGCGCCATCCGCCGCTACGTGATGGGCCCCGAGGCCGTCGGCAGCGAGGCCGACGCCGACCAGATCGCGGCGATGCGCGCCGAGTTGGCCCGTTGCATCGACGCCGGCGCCCTCGGCTTCTCGTTCACGAACTCCACCTCGCACTCCGACGGCGACGGCGAGCCGGTGGCCAGCCGCTGGGCGACATCGGACGAGCTGATCGCGCTGAGCGAAGAGGTCGGCCTGCACGAGGGCACCACCCTCGAAGGCATCGTGCCCGGCTGCCTCGACCGCTTCACCGACGACGAGATCGAGCTGATCGCCAAGATGAGCGCCGCGGCCAACCGGCCGATGAACTGGAACGTGCTCACCGTCGATTCCCGCGAGGCCGACCGGGTACCTCGCCAGCTCCAGGCGTACGACCGCGCGGTCGAGCTGGGCGGCAAGGTGGTCGCGCTGACGATGCCGGTGCAGGTGCCGATGAACATGAGCTTCCTCACGTTCTGCGGGCTGTGGCTGCTGCCCGGCTGGCAAGACGTGCTCGGCGTTCCGGTGGCCGAGCGGATCGAGCGGCTGAACGATCCCGACGTGCGCTTGCAGCTGCTCGAATCGTCGAAGTCCCAAGAGGCCGGGGTGTTCCGGCGTCTCGCCGACTTCGGCGACTACGTCATCGGCGACACGTACTCCCCGGCGAACGCAGGGTTGAAGGGCCGCATCGTGCGCAAGATCGCCGCCGAGCGAGGGCAGAGCTCGTTCGGCACGCTGCTCGACATCGTGATCGCCGACGACCTGCGCACCATCTTGTGGCCGATCCCGCAGGACAACGACGCCGAGTCGTGGCGCATGCGCGCCGAGCTGTGGCAGGACCCGCGGGCGATGATCGGCGGTTCCGACGCCGGCGCCCACCTCGACCGCATGTGCGGTGCCCCGTACCCGACCCGCTGGCTGAAGGACTGCCTGCGCGGCAAGAAGCTGACCACCGTCGAGAACGCGGTGCGGATGATGAGCTCGGCCCCCGCCGCGCTGTTCGGATTGGTCGACCGCGGTGTGCTGCGCGAGGGCGCTCACGCCGACGTCGTCGTGCTCGATCCCGAGACCGTCGGCGCCGAGGACGCGACCCTCGTCAACGACCTGCCGGGCGACTCCGCGCGGCTGACCGCGGGTTCGATCGGCGTCGTGCGAGTGCTGGTCAACGGCGTGCCGGTGGTCGTCGACGGCATCGCGACCGGTGCAGTTCCCGGCAAGGTGCTGAAGTCCGGCCGCGACACGGCCACCGTCACCGCTCGCTGA
- a CDS encoding TIGR03619 family F420-dependent LLM class oxidoreductase: MRFCVAFPMFEADQLLTLAPVAEDAGFDLITVPDSVFYPEQVSADYPYSSDGKRFWAPETPFVEPFVAMAAMAALTSRIGFVTNVLKLPLREPLIVAKQLSSLAVLSGERVELGVGLSWIPEEFRFTNTEMRTRGARLDEQIAILRLVCGGGGPQFVEHHGRHYDFDRLLISPAPTAPVRIHVGGHSEAALRRAADIGDGWISVQVTSDEVARVATELARLRHEAGTAARPGFTMNVLPIDVFDLDGYRRVADVIEGCGMHAVFQAVPWYLSGGDPEDLAVRRDSIARFGDEVIARAV; the protein is encoded by the coding sequence ATGCGGTTCTGCGTGGCGTTCCCGATGTTCGAGGCCGATCAACTGCTCACGTTGGCCCCGGTGGCCGAGGATGCCGGCTTCGACCTGATCACGGTCCCCGACAGCGTCTTCTACCCCGAGCAGGTCTCCGCCGACTACCCGTACTCCTCCGACGGCAAGCGCTTCTGGGCTCCCGAAACTCCCTTCGTCGAGCCGTTCGTGGCGATGGCGGCGATGGCCGCGCTCACCTCACGCATCGGCTTCGTCACGAACGTCCTCAAGCTGCCGTTGCGTGAACCCTTGATCGTGGCCAAGCAGCTCAGCTCCCTCGCGGTGCTCTCCGGCGAGAGGGTCGAGCTCGGGGTCGGGTTGTCGTGGATCCCCGAGGAGTTCCGCTTCACCAACACCGAGATGCGCACCCGCGGGGCGCGCCTCGACGAGCAGATCGCCATCTTGCGCCTCGTCTGCGGCGGTGGTGGGCCGCAGTTCGTCGAGCACCACGGCCGGCACTACGACTTCGACCGGCTGCTGATCAGCCCGGCACCGACCGCGCCGGTGCGCATCCACGTAGGCGGGCACAGCGAAGCCGCGCTGCGCCGCGCGGCCGACATCGGCGACGGCTGGATCTCGGTGCAGGTGACGAGCGACGAGGTCGCCCGCGTCGCCACCGAGCTCGCCCGCCTGCGCCACGAGGCCGGCACCGCCGCGCGCCCCGGATTCACGATGAACGTGCTGCCGATCGACGTGTTCGACCTCGACGGCTACCGGCGCGTCGCCGACGTGATCGAGGGGTGCGGCATGCACGCGGTGTTCCAAGCCGTGCCGTGGTACCTGTCCGGCGGCGATCCCGAAGACCTCGCCGTGCGCCGCGACTCGATCGCCCGGTTCGGCGACGAGGTGATCGCGCGCGCGGTCTGA
- a CDS encoding NADPH:quinone oxidoreductase family protein — MRAIVCRELGPFDRLELVEQPSAPIRPGAVRLSVTACGVNYVDGLFVQGTYQIKPPTPFVPGMEVVGRVVELGEGVTGVGMGDRVLANVGLGGFADEAVVGADRVVQVPDVLSDGQAATFMQSYLTGWFALTERAKAQAGQSMLVLGAGGGVGLAAVDIGTARGLRVIAAASSEEKRELARSRGAVETIDSSLTPDEVKEQAKAASGGGVDLLYDPVGGVLGETCLRAIGEDGQYLVVGFVAGIPRLPANQVLLRNRRVTGVDWGAWAGRHPAENERLLAEVLALIGQGRLRPVEPQSYRLADAAQALADLADRLVAGKVALVP; from the coding sequence ATGCGTGCGATCGTGTGCCGTGAGCTCGGGCCCTTCGACCGGCTGGAGCTCGTCGAGCAGCCGTCCGCGCCGATCCGCCCGGGCGCGGTGAGGCTTTCCGTGACCGCGTGCGGCGTCAACTACGTCGACGGCTTGTTCGTGCAGGGCACGTATCAGATCAAGCCGCCGACCCCGTTCGTGCCGGGGATGGAGGTGGTCGGCCGAGTGGTCGAGCTCGGTGAGGGTGTCACCGGAGTCGGTATGGGCGATCGCGTGCTGGCGAACGTCGGTCTCGGCGGGTTCGCGGACGAGGCCGTGGTGGGCGCCGACCGGGTGGTGCAGGTGCCCGACGTGCTGTCCGACGGACAGGCGGCGACGTTCATGCAGAGCTACCTGACGGGATGGTTCGCGCTGACCGAGCGGGCGAAGGCGCAGGCCGGCCAGTCGATGCTGGTGCTCGGCGCCGGGGGAGGTGTCGGGCTCGCCGCGGTCGACATCGGCACCGCTCGCGGACTGCGGGTGATCGCCGCCGCGTCGAGCGAGGAGAAGCGTGAGCTCGCCCGCAGCCGCGGTGCGGTCGAGACGATCGACAGCTCGCTCACCCCCGACGAGGTGAAGGAGCAGGCCAAAGCGGCTTCGGGGGGAGGGGTCGACCTGCTCTACGACCCCGTCGGAGGAGTGCTCGGCGAGACGTGCCTCCGCGCGATCGGCGAGGACGGCCAGTACCTCGTCGTCGGCTTCGTCGCCGGCATACCTCGGCTGCCCGCGAACCAGGTGCTGTTGCGCAACAGGCGGGTGACCGGCGTCGACTGGGGAGCCTGGGCGGGGCGTCACCCGGCCGAGAACGAGCGCCTGCTCGCCGAGGTGCTCGCGCTGATCGGGCAGGGGCGCCTGCGCCCGGTGGAGCCGCAGTCGTATCGCCTCGCCGACGCCGCCCAGGCGCTGGCCGACCTTGCCGACCGTCTGGTGGCCGGCAAGGTGGCCCTCGTCCCCTGA